In the genome of Palaemon carinicauda isolate YSFRI2023 chromosome 20, ASM3689809v2, whole genome shotgun sequence, one region contains:
- the LOC137659490 gene encoding uncharacterized protein isoform X1, with protein MKIDDMQTTQCARVFVTLLLTATMIYTITLNGLAGPGIGPFKQSTGNVSDLFFTCITPAGFTFAIWSVIYICLVLILIYAITLLFREVEDDRAWKAGGAISIPFMLMLVVNFNLNVGWLFAWDAVNATGSAILLLLIALTNTIAIAFMEHSFAQAASSLYTISKLDFWCGILSINGMGFYVAWTILASLVNLTILFQYEIELEGNGVCLGVLIFLLVALLIWFVLENSLLKMFSNPLITHYLVVIWAMTGIYSEQKELASGEVVALLITNLTVASVMLLARIGFLIYRNRINKLYCDPSIQDDNVQQMKF; from the exons CAGACGACCCAGTGTGCTCGAGTGTTCGTGACTCTCCTGCTGACAGCCACCATGATATATACGATTACCCTTAATGGCCTGGCCGGACCCGGAATAG GTCCATTCAAGCAATCGACCGGAAATGTGTCTGATCTGTTCTTCACGTGCATTACTCCTGCTGGCTTCACCTTCGCCATTTGGTCTGTCATCTACATCTGTCTCGTCTTAATCCTCATCTACG CTATTACTCTGCTGTTCCGGGAAGTAGAGGACGATCGGGCTTGGAAAGCTggtggcgccatctctattcctttcaTGCTGATGCTGGTTGTGAATTTCAACTTGAACGTCGGTTGGCTGTTTGCTTGGGACGCCGTCAATGCCACAGGATCAGCCATTCTTCTGCTCCTGATTGCACTCACGAACACCATAGCTATTGCCTTCATGGAACACAG TTTCGCTCAAGCAGCGTCATCTCTTTACACTATATCGAAGCTTGACTTCTGGTGTGGAATCCTCTCCATCAACGGAATGGGATTTTACGTTGCTTGGACCATACTGGCATCCTTGGTTAACCTGACCATACTCTTCCAATATGAG ATTGAGTTAGAAGGCAACGGCGTGTGTTTGGGAGTCCTCATCTTCCTTCTGGTGGCGCTCCTCATTTGGTTCGTCTTGGAAAACTCGCTCCTCAAGATGTTCTCGAACCCTCTCATCACCCATTACCTAG ttGTCATCTGGGCAATGACGGGCATCTACAGCGAGCAGAAAGAGCTGGCCAGTGGAGAAGTGGTGGCTCTGCTCATAACGAACCTGACAGTGGCCTCCGTGATGCTTTTGGCTAGAATAGGATTTTTGATCTACAGGAACAGGATCAACAAGCTCTACTGTGACCCTTCTATTCAAGACGACAATGTTCAGCAGATGAAATTCTGA
- the LOC137659490 gene encoding uncharacterized protein isoform X2, whose amino-acid sequence MKIDDMTTQCARVFVTLLLTATMIYTITLNGLAGPGIGPFKQSTGNVSDLFFTCITPAGFTFAIWSVIYICLVLILIYAITLLFREVEDDRAWKAGGAISIPFMLMLVVNFNLNVGWLFAWDAVNATGSAILLLLIALTNTIAIAFMEHSFAQAASSLYTISKLDFWCGILSINGMGFYVAWTILASLVNLTILFQYEIELEGNGVCLGVLIFLLVALLIWFVLENSLLKMFSNPLITHYLVVIWAMTGIYSEQKELASGEVVALLITNLTVASVMLLARIGFLIYRNRINKLYCDPSIQDDNVQQMKF is encoded by the exons ACGACCCAGTGTGCTCGAGTGTTCGTGACTCTCCTGCTGACAGCCACCATGATATATACGATTACCCTTAATGGCCTGGCCGGACCCGGAATAG GTCCATTCAAGCAATCGACCGGAAATGTGTCTGATCTGTTCTTCACGTGCATTACTCCTGCTGGCTTCACCTTCGCCATTTGGTCTGTCATCTACATCTGTCTCGTCTTAATCCTCATCTACG CTATTACTCTGCTGTTCCGGGAAGTAGAGGACGATCGGGCTTGGAAAGCTggtggcgccatctctattcctttcaTGCTGATGCTGGTTGTGAATTTCAACTTGAACGTCGGTTGGCTGTTTGCTTGGGACGCCGTCAATGCCACAGGATCAGCCATTCTTCTGCTCCTGATTGCACTCACGAACACCATAGCTATTGCCTTCATGGAACACAG TTTCGCTCAAGCAGCGTCATCTCTTTACACTATATCGAAGCTTGACTTCTGGTGTGGAATCCTCTCCATCAACGGAATGGGATTTTACGTTGCTTGGACCATACTGGCATCCTTGGTTAACCTGACCATACTCTTCCAATATGAG ATTGAGTTAGAAGGCAACGGCGTGTGTTTGGGAGTCCTCATCTTCCTTCTGGTGGCGCTCCTCATTTGGTTCGTCTTGGAAAACTCGCTCCTCAAGATGTTCTCGAACCCTCTCATCACCCATTACCTAG ttGTCATCTGGGCAATGACGGGCATCTACAGCGAGCAGAAAGAGCTGGCCAGTGGAGAAGTGGTGGCTCTGCTCATAACGAACCTGACAGTGGCCTCCGTGATGCTTTTGGCTAGAATAGGATTTTTGATCTACAGGAACAGGATCAACAAGCTCTACTGTGACCCTTCTATTCAAGACGACAATGTTCAGCAGATGAAATTCTGA